One window of the Pedobacter ginsengisoli genome contains the following:
- a CDS encoding RNA polymerase sigma-70 factor: protein MINYSACFDQELVLLLKDDDDAAFKEIYLRYDKLLLIYAYKKLRNREEAKDLVQDVFTWLWNSRKDFSINTTLSGYLYKSVLNRIFDVVKHKGIIRKYVDSGEHYIEISNEETDYLIREKDIALLIEKEILAMPPKMREIYTLKKKYFLSTKEIATELSLSEHTVSTQMKRALKHLKVKLGIIVLFITVSF, encoded by the coding sequence ATGATCAATTATAGCGCATGCTTTGACCAGGAGCTTGTCCTCTTACTGAAAGACGACGATGATGCTGCTTTCAAAGAAATCTATCTGCGCTATGATAAGCTTCTTCTGATCTATGCTTATAAGAAATTGCGGAACAGAGAGGAAGCAAAAGATCTTGTTCAGGATGTGTTTACCTGGCTGTGGAACAGCCGTAAAGATTTTTCTATAAACACAACCCTGTCAGGATATCTTTATAAATCTGTGCTTAATCGAATTTTTGATGTCGTTAAGCATAAAGGTATTATTAGAAAATATGTGGACAGTGGAGAGCATTACATTGAAATAAGTAATGAAGAAACTGATTATCTAATCCGTGAAAAGGATATTGCGCTGCTAATTGAAAAGGAAATATTAGCTATGCCACCAAAAATGCGCGAGATTTATACCTTAAAAAAGAAATATTTTTTAAGTACTAAAGAAATTGCTACAGAACTGAGTCTTTCAGAACATACTGTTTCAACCCAAATGAAACGTGCGCTTAAGCACCTTAAAGTTAAACTTGGTATTATAGTTTTATTCATAACTGTCAGTTTTTGA
- a CDS encoding GTP-binding protein: MEQRKLPVTVLSGFLGSGKTTLLNHILDNKQDLKVALIVNDMSEINIDARTVQSGHALSRTEERLVEMSNGCICCTLREDLITEVEKLAREDRFDYLIIESTGISEPIPVAQTFNYVDENLGIDLDKFSKLDTMVTVVDCYNFKKDFGTDELLLDREWVDDQVDRRTIVNLLTDQIEFANVIVLNKTDLVSEEDLKLIRAVVKKLNPSAKQVESTYSKIDVKEILNTGLFDFKTSSQGAGWIKELNTVHEPETEEYGISSTVFRSSRPFHPQRLWDYLNIDFPNNILRTKGLFWIAALPDYALNFSQAGGSLKIENAGNWWASMPLQERLNYADYLENREDIESRWDMGFGDRLNELVLIGQDMDKDSLNNELTSCLLNYKELICFWQGEKFENPFERVL, translated from the coding sequence ATGGAACAGAGAAAATTACCCGTAACCGTACTTAGTGGCTTTCTTGGTAGCGGTAAAACAACTTTACTAAATCATATCCTTGATAATAAACAGGATTTAAAAGTTGCATTGATAGTGAATGACATGAGCGAAATCAATATTGATGCAAGAACTGTGCAGAGTGGACATGCACTGTCAAGAACTGAAGAGAGGCTTGTTGAAATGAGTAATGGATGCATTTGCTGCACGTTAAGAGAAGATCTGATCACAGAAGTTGAAAAACTAGCCAGAGAGGATCGTTTTGATTACCTGATTATAGAAAGTACAGGTATTTCAGAACCAATTCCGGTTGCACAGACTTTTAATTATGTGGATGAAAATTTGGGCATAGACCTCGATAAGTTTAGTAAACTGGATACAATGGTAACTGTGGTAGACTGTTACAATTTTAAAAAGGATTTTGGTACTGATGAACTTTTGCTGGATAGAGAATGGGTTGATGACCAGGTAGACCGCAGGACTATTGTAAACTTGCTAACCGATCAGATTGAGTTCGCGAATGTGATTGTTCTTAATAAAACTGACCTTGTTAGCGAAGAAGATTTAAAGCTGATAAGGGCTGTGGTTAAAAAGCTTAATCCATCAGCAAAGCAAGTAGAAAGTACATACAGCAAAATTGATGTTAAAGAAATTCTTAATACGGGATTGTTTGATTTTAAAACCTCATCTCAAGGTGCGGGCTGGATTAAGGAATTAAATACAGTTCACGAACCAGAAACAGAAGAATATGGCATTAGCAGCACTGTATTCCGCTCTTCAAGGCCATTTCATCCACAACGCTTGTGGGACTATTTAAATATAGATTTTCCAAACAACATTCTCAGAACTAAAGGTTTGTTCTGGATTGCAGCGTTGCCAGATTATGCACTTAATTTCTCGCAGGCCGGTGGTTCTCTTAAAATCGAAAATGCAGGAAACTGGTGGGCAAGCATGCCTTTGCAGGAAAGACTTAATTATGCAGATTATCTGGAAAACAGAGAAGACATAGAAAGCAGATGGGATATGGGTTTTGGAGATCGATTAAATGAACTTGTTCTTATTGGACAGGATATGGATAAAGACAGCCTGAATAATGAACTAACTTCATGCTTACTGAACTATAAAGAGCTCATTTGTTTCTGGCAGGGAGAGAAATTTGAAAATCCATTTGAAAGAGTTCTTTAA
- a CDS encoding TonB-dependent receptor, whose translation MLIRLLLIFALGFLSIIHAYAQVLTDSIKLKEVSIVDKLKPISRTSISVTLSEKQLQQTKGSDLAETIKEIAGVSILKTGSTISKPVIEGMHGNRILILNNGIRLEAQQWGLEHAPEIDPFLASRIHVIKGAESVRYGAEAIGGVVIVEPPSLPISEGISGTLNLIGALNGRSGATSAMLNGGLKSLPGFGWRLQGTFKRSGNVRSAEYYLGNTGVQEVNYSAAAGYNKGRASYEIYYSRFGTELGILYSAHVGTKEDIDARIAIGRPLENYGFTYNITAPRQKVVHDLLKTKAHYVVNDGQSLDITYGFQKNQRKEYDFRRGDREALPITDLVLNTHTLDLVFEKQNLHGTKRLYGFNGIFQVNNNIPGTLANTFIPNYDSFTGGVFVIQRWLTKDFEFEGGLRYDFKLFDAAGYRYANNSDDNSEITEQYYGGQSRFHNVTGSFGMLWKINEYWQLGSNLGLAWRAPTANELFSNGLHHGAGLYEIGDPNIKTEQGYKWVNSLKYYKEKLNFTFDAYAQYINNYIYSEPDKTFRQTVSGTYPIFRYKQTNASFFGTNFSGTYHFSKVISYKLNASLIRARDVSNSKYLPYIPSDRLDQHIHLNFQFKNLNNIWIQAGHSFVRRQTRYEPESDYAAPPDAYHLFQLSGGTTMKIGAQELGLNLGVDNLFNTPYKEYMNRYRYYTHDMGRNITIRLAYKF comes from the coding sequence ATGCTAATAAGATTACTCTTAATTTTTGCCCTCGGCTTTTTATCGATCATTCATGCTTATGCTCAGGTACTAACTGATTCTATTAAACTGAAAGAGGTAAGCATTGTTGATAAACTGAAACCCATCAGCAGAACCAGTATTTCGGTAACGCTATCTGAAAAGCAACTTCAGCAAACCAAAGGATCTGACCTTGCAGAAACCATAAAAGAGATTGCCGGGGTAAGCATATTAAAAACAGGCTCAACCATTTCTAAGCCAGTTATAGAAGGGATGCATGGTAACAGAATACTGATCCTAAACAATGGGATAAGGCTCGAAGCACAACAATGGGGCTTAGAACATGCACCTGAAATTGATCCATTCCTTGCCAGCAGAATTCATGTTATAAAAGGAGCAGAATCTGTTAGGTATGGGGCTGAAGCAATTGGTGGTGTGGTTATAGTAGAACCTCCATCTTTACCAATTTCTGAGGGTATTTCAGGAACGCTTAACCTTATCGGCGCATTAAATGGGAGGTCGGGTGCTACATCGGCAATGCTTAATGGTGGATTAAAATCATTACCGGGCTTCGGCTGGAGATTACAGGGGACATTTAAAAGATCAGGTAATGTACGGTCTGCAGAGTACTACCTGGGGAACACCGGAGTTCAGGAGGTAAATTATTCGGCAGCTGCAGGATACAATAAAGGTAGGGCTTCGTATGAAATTTATTATAGCCGTTTTGGTACTGAATTGGGCATTTTATATAGTGCACACGTAGGTACTAAGGAAGATATAGATGCCAGAATTGCAATAGGCAGGCCTCTGGAGAATTACGGATTTACCTATAATATTACTGCCCCCCGCCAAAAAGTTGTACACGATTTATTAAAGACCAAAGCCCATTATGTCGTTAATGATGGTCAGTCATTGGATATAACATATGGTTTTCAAAAGAATCAACGGAAAGAGTATGATTTCAGGAGAGGTGATAGGGAAGCGCTTCCCATTACAGACCTGGTTTTAAATACTCATACCCTGGATCTGGTTTTTGAAAAGCAGAACCTTCATGGAACAAAACGCTTATATGGCTTTAATGGGATTTTTCAGGTGAACAATAATATTCCCGGAACGTTGGCAAATACATTTATTCCGAACTATGATAGCTTCACCGGTGGTGTTTTTGTGATTCAACGCTGGCTCACAAAAGACTTTGAATTTGAAGGCGGGCTGCGATACGACTTTAAACTATTTGATGCTGCCGGATACCGATATGCTAATAATAGCGATGATAATTCAGAGATTACAGAACAATACTACGGCGGGCAGAGCCGGTTTCATAATGTTACCGGGTCATTTGGTATGCTATGGAAAATTAACGAGTACTGGCAATTAGGTAGTAATCTCGGCTTAGCCTGGAGGGCACCTACAGCAAATGAATTGTTTAGCAATGGACTGCACCATGGTGCAGGGTTGTATGAAATAGGTGATCCTAATATTAAAACTGAGCAGGGCTATAAATGGGTAAATTCTTTAAAATATTATAAGGAAAAACTAAATTTTACTTTTGATGCTTATGCCCAGTACATTAATAATTACATCTATTCTGAACCTGATAAAACTTTCAGACAAACGGTAAGTGGTACCTATCCAATATTCAGATATAAACAAACCAATGCTTCTTTTTTTGGTACAAACTTCTCAGGAACTTATCACTTTTCTAAGGTCATATCTTATAAACTCAATGCTTCATTAATAAGGGCGAGGGATGTAAGTAATAGTAAATATTTACCATACATCCCGTCCGACAGGCTAGATCAGCATATTCATCTCAATTTTCAATTTAAAAATTTAAACAATATCTGGATACAGGCAGGGCACAGCTTCGTTCGTCGTCAAACCCGTTATGAACCCGAAAGCGACTATGCAGCCCCTCCGGATGCCTATCACCTTTTTCAACTTTCAGGTGGAACAACTATGAAGATTGGAGCACAGGAACTTGGCTTAAACCTCGGCGTAGATAATCTATTTAATACCCCTTACAAAGAGTATATGAACCGATATAGATACTATACTCACGATATGGGAAGGAATATTACCATACGGCTAGCCTATAAATTTTAA
- a CDS encoding ABC transporter permease, producing MSPLKISWKSIWSKPLSSALNIILIAFGTGILTILLLASKQISDKLENNSKDIDLVVGAKGSPLQLILSSIYYIDFPTGNIPLKETRELAGSPFVKKAVPLALGDNYNGVRIVGTDSNFVGIYKLKIKEGKFWQSDFETTIGSSVAQNLKLKIGDTFFGAHGLTGSTDVHKTHAYKVAGILTPQGNVTDNLILTNISSVWKMHDPQEEKEHDHGDDHHHDSKDHKEEAPEIQNKEITSLLIQYRSPMSVVMFPRMVNESTNMQAASPAQESTRLFSLIGVGVDTLQWFALLIMFIAAISVFVNLYNSLKERSYDLAIMRTLGASRTKLFLIVIAEGIMLTLAGTIIGIALGHLALEFIGSNQESSQARLTGFILLGDEAYLFAAGLAIGIFAAVIPAVQAYRSNISKILSKN from the coding sequence ATGAGTCCTTTAAAGATAAGCTGGAAAAGCATCTGGTCTAAGCCACTATCATCAGCGTTAAACATTATACTGATTGCTTTTGGAACTGGTATCCTAACCATACTGTTGCTTGCTTCAAAACAAATCAGTGATAAGCTGGAAAACAATTCTAAAGATATTGATCTGGTAGTGGGTGCTAAAGGCAGCCCATTGCAACTCATATTGAGCAGCATTTATTATATCGATTTCCCTACCGGTAATATTCCTTTAAAAGAAACCCGGGAACTAGCCGGAAGCCCTTTTGTTAAAAAAGCAGTACCACTGGCTCTTGGAGATAATTACAATGGAGTCCGCATTGTAGGTACCGACTCCAATTTTGTTGGCATTTATAAGCTTAAGATTAAAGAAGGTAAATTCTGGCAAAGCGATTTTGAAACCACTATTGGAAGCTCTGTTGCTCAAAACCTAAAACTGAAGATAGGCGATACTTTTTTTGGTGCACATGGCCTTACGGGAAGTACTGATGTCCATAAAACCCATGCCTACAAAGTTGCAGGCATTTTAACACCACAAGGAAACGTTACCGACAATCTGATATTAACAAACATTTCGAGCGTTTGGAAAATGCACGATCCTCAAGAAGAAAAAGAGCATGATCATGGTGATGATCATCATCATGATTCAAAAGATCATAAAGAAGAGGCTCCTGAAATTCAGAACAAAGAAATCACTTCCCTACTAATCCAGTATCGTTCACCAATGTCAGTTGTTATGTTTCCTCGTATGGTAAATGAATCTACAAATATGCAGGCTGCCTCTCCCGCTCAGGAAAGTACCAGATTGTTTTCTTTAATAGGCGTTGGTGTGGATACCTTGCAATGGTTTGCCCTACTTATTATGTTCATTGCTGCAATAAGTGTATTTGTAAATCTGTACAACTCATTAAAAGAAAGAAGTTATGATTTGGCCATTATGCGTACACTAGGCGCATCCAGAACTAAGCTGTTTCTGATTGTAATTGCCGAAGGGATTATGCTTACTTTAGCAGGTACAATTATTGGAATAGCATTAGGGCATTTGGCATTAGAATTTATTGGAAGCAATCAGGAAAGCAGTCAGGCGCGATTAACCGGATTCATTTTACTTGGCGATGAGGCATATTTATTTGCAGCCGGACTTGCTATTGGTATATTTGCAGCCGTAATACCTGCTGTACAAGCTTATAGATCAAATATCTCTAAAATATTGTCGAAGAATTAA
- a CDS encoding peptidylprolyl isomerase, whose product MSIKPNTVVSLTYELHTTNEEGQQVFVEKADEQNALVFLYGTGMMLPKFEEHLGGLNVGDEYSFELSAADGYGELDPGAYADLPKDMFKDVELPSVGDVIPLQDNQGNHFRAGVTAVHEDVISVDLNHPMAGKNLIFAGKILTVREATQEELSHGHAHGADGHSGH is encoded by the coding sequence ATGAGTATTAAACCCAATACAGTAGTATCATTAACGTACGAATTGCATACGACTAATGAAGAAGGACAACAAGTTTTTGTAGAGAAAGCAGATGAGCAAAATGCATTAGTATTTCTTTATGGTACAGGAATGATGTTGCCTAAATTTGAAGAGCATTTAGGTGGCCTAAACGTTGGTGATGAATATAGCTTTGAGCTTAGTGCGGCTGATGGATACGGTGAATTAGATCCAGGAGCTTATGCAGACTTGCCTAAAGATATGTTTAAAGATGTTGAATTACCATCGGTAGGTGATGTTATACCTTTGCAAGATAATCAAGGTAACCATTTCAGAGCTGGCGTTACCGCTGTTCATGAAGATGTTATTTCTGTAGATTTAAACCACCCAATGGCTGGTAAAAACTTAATATTTGCAGGTAAGATTTTAACTGTACGTGAGGCTACTCAAGAAGAATTGAGTCATGGTCATGCCCATGGTGCTGATGGCCATTCTGGTCATTAA
- a CDS encoding ABC transporter ATP-binding protein, whose translation MIALNAVSHNYENGHRIGFRDWQVDNGSQWLLLGASGSGKTTLLHILTGILKPQQGSVVIDGTSIYDLSSKHLDQFRGRNIGIIFQRPHLIKSLTIKENLIMAQRFANLPTDLSRIQEVLTSLSIADKKNAYPNELSHGQLQRVSIARAVVNRPTLIIADEPTSSLDDKNAAAVLELLINQSGINQATLIVATHDKRVKDAFTNTYELS comes from the coding sequence ATGATTGCATTAAATGCGGTATCTCATAACTATGAGAATGGCCATAGAATAGGCTTTAGGGACTGGCAGGTAGACAATGGCTCTCAATGGTTGCTGCTTGGTGCATCCGGAAGTGGTAAAACTACACTCCTTCATATTTTAACAGGAATTTTAAAACCACAACAAGGTAGCGTTGTTATTGATGGTACTTCCATTTACGATTTATCTTCAAAACATCTGGATCAGTTTAGGGGTCGAAACATTGGAATCATTTTCCAGCGTCCGCACCTTATAAAAAGCCTTACAATAAAGGAAAACCTAATTATGGCACAACGCTTTGCCAATCTTCCTACCGACTTAAGCAGGATTCAGGAAGTTCTTACTTCTTTAAGTATAGCCGATAAAAAAAATGCTTACCCCAATGAATTGAGTCATGGCCAGTTACAACGTGTATCTATTGCAAGGGCTGTAGTTAACAGACCCACATTAATTATTGCAGATGAACCAACGTCGAGTTTGGACGATAAAAATGCGGCAGCAGTGCTGGAACTTTTAATAAACCAGTCAGGCATTAATCAGGCCACGCTTATTGTGGCTACGCACGATAAAAGAGTTAAAGATGCATTTACAAACACCTACGAATTATCATGA
- a CDS encoding Fur family transcriptional regulator, producing MIDPANILKTHDLKHTKQRVRVLEEIALDKAAVSQPDLEKKLGKEIDRVTLYRILNTYEDKGILHRIMDMNGTANYAICSASCTEHHHHDEHVHFNCTTCFKIYCLEVTVPRIKMPQGFTATTITSTAYGVCEKCNSSAVH from the coding sequence ATGATAGATCCAGCTAACATATTAAAGACGCACGATTTAAAGCACACCAAACAAAGGGTTCGCGTACTCGAAGAAATTGCCTTGGACAAAGCTGCTGTTTCGCAACCAGATCTTGAAAAAAAACTCGGTAAGGAGATAGATCGTGTTACGCTATACAGAATATTGAATACTTATGAAGATAAGGGCATTCTACATAGGATAATGGATATGAATGGAACGGCTAATTATGCAATCTGTTCGGCGTCATGTACAGAACATCATCACCATGACGAACATGTGCACTTTAATTGTACAACTTGTTTTAAAATCTATTGTCTGGAAGTTACTGTTCCGAGAATTAAAATGCCACAAGGTTTTACAGCTACCACCATTACCTCAACAGCTTACGGAGTTTGCGAAAAATGCAATAGCAGTGCGGTTCATTAA
- a CDS encoding MerC domain-containing protein has product MKYFIKSEKLDQLGMTASLACAIHCAALPFVLTALPLFGLSFLAHSWIEMVMIGLSLVIGVYSLSTSYPKHKRPMPAIILTIGFVMIATGHYLIESMEAILIPMGGFTIALAHYINWKYSRSCVHK; this is encoded by the coding sequence ATGAAATACTTTATTAAATCCGAAAAATTAGATCAGTTGGGAATGACCGCCTCCTTAGCCTGCGCAATTCATTGTGCAGCATTGCCTTTTGTGCTTACCGCACTGCCATTGTTTGGACTTAGCTTTTTAGCCCACAGCTGGATAGAAATGGTCATGATAGGTCTATCTCTTGTTATTGGAGTGTATTCTTTAAGTACATCTTACCCTAAACATAAAAGACCAATGCCTGCAATAATTCTTACAATAGGCTTTGTAATGATAGCCACAGGACATTACCTCATAGAAAGTATGGAAGCTATATTAATCCCAATGGGAGGTTTTACTATTGCCCTTGCTCACTATATAAACTGGAAATACAGCCGCAGCTGCGTGCATAAATAA
- a CDS encoding FecR family protein, which produces MQKDIQAILDKVSSGNGTAEEQQIAKYWLHQLHQDEESGLSENELDTLSAEMWNEIRNKRKAESPRRRILWPAIAATACLVLALGSVLYFNQSGTSHDNKVARVLFQDIPAGGNKAYLTLANGKKISLTDASSGAIATQAGIQISKTSSGQLIYTITNQKATGQTDYYNRIETPRGGQYQLNLPDGTKVWLNSASSLNYLVNFSSKEERIVELTGEAYFEVAKDKKHPFLVRSAGQEVKVLGTHFNVNAYVDESGVKTTLLEGSVRVNNDVVLVPGEQSVYAGGKLNVKAVNASDAIDWKNGEFVFNKDPLTDILRKVSRWYNVDIIYIRDLGSGLDVPTFSGSVSRFENVSVILRMLEETSNVRFAIEGKTIKVK; this is translated from the coding sequence ATGCAAAAAGACATACAAGCCATACTAGATAAAGTGAGTTCAGGAAATGGAACGGCCGAAGAGCAGCAAATTGCCAAGTATTGGTTGCATCAACTTCATCAGGATGAAGAATCGGGGCTTTCTGAAAATGAGCTGGATACTCTTAGTGCTGAAATGTGGAATGAAATTCGGAACAAAAGAAAGGCAGAAAGCCCAAGAAGACGCATTTTATGGCCGGCAATTGCTGCCACTGCCTGCCTTGTTTTAGCGCTTGGTTCAGTCCTGTATTTCAATCAAAGTGGTACATCGCATGACAATAAAGTAGCCAGGGTATTGTTTCAGGATATTCCTGCGGGAGGAAATAAAGCCTATTTAACCTTAGCTAACGGTAAAAAGATTAGCTTGACAGATGCATCCAGCGGAGCAATAGCTACCCAGGCGGGTATACAAATCAGTAAGACATCCAGCGGACAACTTATTTATACGATTACTAATCAAAAAGCAACAGGACAAACCGATTATTATAACCGTATTGAAACACCTAGGGGTGGGCAGTATCAGTTAAATCTTCCTGACGGAACTAAGGTTTGGCTCAACTCGGCCTCCTCTTTAAATTACCTTGTTAATTTCTCTTCAAAAGAAGAAAGAATTGTTGAATTAACTGGTGAAGCTTATTTTGAAGTAGCAAAAGATAAAAAACATCCATTCCTGGTACGCAGTGCAGGTCAGGAAGTTAAAGTTCTTGGTACCCATTTTAATGTAAATGCTTATGTGGACGAGAGCGGAGTTAAAACTACATTGCTAGAAGGATCAGTAAGGGTGAATAATGATGTTGTTCTGGTTCCGGGAGAACAATCTGTTTATGCAGGTGGTAAGCTCAATGTAAAGGCTGTAAATGCCAGTGATGCAATAGATTGGAAGAATGGAGAGTTCGTTTTTAATAAAGATCCGCTTACCGATATTTTAAGGAAGGTATCGAGATGGTATAATGTAGATATTATCTATATACGTGATCTTGGTTCGGGGCTAGATGTTCCTACTTTTAGTGGCTCCGTGTCCAGATTTGAAAATGTATCCGTCATATTGAGAATGCTTGAAGAAACCAGTAATGTCCGTTTTGCTATTGAAGGCAAGACGATAAAAGTAAAATAA